Part of the Clostridia bacterium genome, TCATATAGCAGGTACTAACGGTAAAGGCTCTGTATCAAACTATATATCAGAAATTTTAATTCAGGCAGGGTATAGGGTAGGTCTTTTTACTTCTCCTTTTATTCATAAGTTTAACGAGCGTATTAAAATAAATAATGTTGAAATTTGTGATAAAGATTTAGAAGAAACAGGAATGAAAATTCTTAACTTAACTAATACTTTACCATATGAAGTAAAGCAGTTTGATATAATAACCCTTATTGCTATGGAATGGTTTTCAAAAAACAAGTGTGATTATGTTGTTTTAGAAGCAGGTATGGGGGGCAGAAATGACAGTACAAATATAGTTAAC contains:
- a CDS encoding bifunctional folylpolyglutamate synthase/dihydrofolate synthase, coding for MEKSESLFLTELFKIKRFGKTPNLLVMQEILEKINNPHKNLKFIHIAGTNGKGSVSNYISEILIQAGYRVGLFTSPFIHKFNERIKINNVEICDKDLEETGMKILNLTNTLPYEVKQFDIITLIAMEWFSKNKCDYVVLEAGMGGRNDSTNIVNPLISVITTIDLDHTQVLGKTVEEIAYEKAGIIKENTSLYYYP